In the genome of Williamwhitmania sp., the window ACCGGTGGCAACCAACGGTACAGCCAACTCTTTTATCGATTGCTCCGAGTCACCTGAACCGGCAATCCACAGATCTGCCTCCGGAAGCAGCTTCATGCTTTCGCAAAGCATCTCAAGGCCTCTACCCATGTTGAGTGCACCTTGATAAATGACAAGTGGCCGAGGGTGGTTCCTTAGAGGCATTGGAATTGGCTGTGCATATGGAAGGTTTCGGATAACCGTAAACAATCTTCCGTACCGTCTGGCATACTCCTGAGCAACGCCATCGGAAACAGTAAATGTCAAATCACATCCAGAGATGCAAGCCCGCTCAACCACTCGCCATGTTGCTCGTGCAAAACGATGCTTATCACCTACCAATTCAGGCACCTCAGTAAATAGCTCATGTGCATCAAAAACAAGGCATATAGGCTTTAGTAAGCGCATTGCCCTTGCAGCCAACAAGGTGTCGGTATCACATGCAACAACAACGCTAAATCGGCGAACAAGCAGGTAGAAAAAGGCCCACAAATTGTAGCATAGGTAGAATAATGAGCCATGGTTAAATGGAAGCCGAAATCGTACAATGGAGTAGGCCGAAGTAAAGGTGCGTTTGCTTAATGGCAATCGTCTACCCACGATGGTAACGCCATAGCCCAAGGTCGAAATGCTACTTGCCATTTTTGCTACGCGCTGGTCGGCCTCAATATCGTTGGTAACAAGAATTACAGCTTTTTGCAACTTTTTTCCCCAAATATAGCGAAAGATGCATGCCGTGAAGCCTTCCACCTCACTCAAAGTATGCTTATCTTTGAAAAAAATGGAAGAATGAAGGAATATAAGAGTTGCTCACTAAAGCCATACAACACCTTTGGCATTGA includes:
- a CDS encoding glycosyltransferase; translation: MEGFTACIFRYIWGKKLQKAVILVTNDIEADQRVAKMASSISTLGYGVTIVGRRLPLSKRTFTSAYSIVRFRLPFNHGSLFYLCYNLWAFFYLLVRRFSVVVACDTDTLLAARAMRLLKPICLVFDAHELFTEVPELVGDKHRFARATWRVVERACISGCDLTFTVSDGVAQEYARRYGRLFTVIRNLPYAQPIPMPLRNHPRPLVIYQGALNMGRGLEMLCESMKLLPEADLWIAGSGDSEQSIKELAVPLVATGQVRFLGRVAPGELRAITAEAMVGLSLEEDLGLNYHYALPNKLFDYIAAGIPVLVSDLPEMRKIVDDYGVGLVLAERTPQALANALRTMITNEEMRNLWLANVQKTAALLTWNKEQEKLFRLLKKG